The following are from one region of the Salvia splendens isolate huo1 chromosome 2, SspV2, whole genome shotgun sequence genome:
- the LOC121767321 gene encoding probable inactive patatin-like protein 9, with protein MELSKVTLEIFSKLEQKWLHHCEGKKTRVLSIDGGGTTGIVACAALLHLEDQIHEKTGDFNARIADFFDIVVGTGIGALLAAMLVADDGSGRPLFSARDAVTFLTANQAKLFKPKKLAGFRRRMRFSGGSMDAVLQAAFRRVDGKVLTLKDTCKPLLVPCFDLMSSAPFVFSRADASESPSFDFELAKVIRATSATPSMFKPYRLSSRDGKTSCLAVDGGLVMNNPTAAAVTHVLHNKRDFPSVTGVDDLLVLSIGNGQLSSSSPVKLSRSGDCSTAAVVGIVLDGVSETVDQMVGNAFCWNPNDYVRVQANGVSITAEDVLAERAVESLPFGGKQLLTVTNGGRIEGFVQRLVASGKSNGSLPPSPCKETAVISPLVNGR; from the exons ATGGAGCTCAGCAAAGTTACGCTCGAGATCTTCTCCAAGCTGGAGCAGAAGTGGCTGCACCACTGCGAGGGCAAGAAGACGCGTGTGCTCAGCATTGACGGCGGCGGAACCACCGGCATTGTCGCCTGCGCCGCTCTGCTCCACCTCGAGGACCAGATCCACGAGAAAACCGGCGATTTCAACGCACGGATCGCTGATTTCTTCGATATTGTCGTCGGCACTGGAATCGGCGCTCTCCTCGCCGCGATGCTCGTCGCCGACGACGGTTCCGGCCGTCCGCTCTTCTCCGCCAGAGATGCGGTGACGTTTTTGACCGCCAATCAGGCGAAGCTGTTCAAACCGAAGAAGCTGGCTGGATTCCGGCGGAGGATGAGATTTTCCGGTGGAAGCATGGACGCCGTGCTGCAGGCGGCCTTCCGCCGCGTCGACGGCAAGGTTTTGACGCTCAAGGACACGTGCAAGCCTCTCCTCGTGCCTTGCTTCGATCTGATGAGCTCGGCGCCGTTCGTCTTCTCCCGCGCCGACGCCTCTGAGTCGCCGAGCTTCGATTTCGAGCTGGCGAAGGTGATCCGCGCCACGTCGGCGACGCCGTCGATGTTCAAGCCGTACAGGCTGTCGTCTCGCGACGGAAAGACCTCCTGCCTGGCGGTGGACGGCGGATTGGTGATGAACAACCCTACCGCCGCCGCCGTCACTCACGTCCTCCACAACAAGCGTGATTTCCCGTCGGTGACCGGAGTCGATGATCTGTTAGTCCTCTCCATCGGTAACGGACAATTGAGCAGTTCTTCTCCGGTGAAGCTCAGCCGCAGCGGCGATTGCTCCACGGCGGCGGTCGTCGGCATTGTCCTCGACGGCGTCTCCGAAACCGTCGATCAGATGGTGGGGAACGCCTTCTGCTGGAACCCTAACGATTACGTCAGAGTTCAG GCTAACGGCGTCTCGATCACGGCGGAGGACGTGCTGGCGGAGAGAGCGGTGGAGTCGCTGCCGTTTGGCGGGAAGCAGTTACTGACGGTGACTAACGGCGGGAGGATCGAAGGGTTTGTGCAACGCCTCGTTGCGTCGGGGAAGAGTAACGGAAGCCTGCCGCCGAGCCCGTGCAAAGAGACGGCCGTTATTAGTCCCCTGGTTAACGGGCGTTAG
- the LOC121767331 gene encoding ARM REPEAT PROTEIN INTERACTING WITH ABF2-like yields the protein MVNSNHTARRRRDEPPASRRSLRRKLNEEDRSPVDLHQELLSQIRAQLEILDSSFSSAEESRESAQAALSVLAELAKNEDVVNVIVDCEAIPSLVRHLQIPPPLREGDTDPIPYKHEVEKASAFAIGLLAIKPEHQQLIADAGAIPHLIDLLKRHKDGVNARAVTGVIRRAADAITNLVHENSSIKNRVRVEGGIPPLVELLEYSDPKVQRAAAGALRTLAFKNDENKNQIVECNALPTLILMLRSEDSAVHYEAVGVIGNLVHSSPDIKKEVLAAGALQPVIGLLSSTCAESQREAALLLGQFAAAESDCKVHIVQRGAVLPLIEMLESPDIQLKEMSAFALGRLAQDTHNQAGIAHSGGVSPLLTLLESKNGFLQHNAAFALYGLSDNEDNVADLVRIGGVQKLQDGEFNLQPTRDCVAKTLKRLEDKIHGRVLSHLLYIMRVGEKDIQRRVALALAHLCSPDDQKTIFIDKNGLTLLLELLESTNPKHQRDSSVALSRLANKASSLSPVEAAPPSPIVQVYLGEQYVNKPTLSDVTFLVEGKRFYAHRICLLASSDIFRAMFDGGYRERDANDIKIPNIRWEVFELMMKYIYTGSVDVSLDIAQDVLRAADQYLLEGLKHLCECTIAQHISVENISVKYELSDAFNATSLRHACILFVLENYDKLCVMPWYGELIQRILLEMRNHFVRVLTRPVHSGDS from the exons ATGGTGAACAGCAACCACACCGCCCGTCGCCGCCGCGACGAGCCGCCGGCGTCGCGGCGGAGCTTGAGGAGGAAGCTGAACGAGGAAGATCGCTCGCCTGTCGATCTGCATCAGGAGCTCCTTAGCCAAATCCGCGCTCAACTCGAGATCCTCGATTCCTCCTTCTCTTCCGCCGAGGAAAGCCGCGAATCTGCCCAAGCCGCACTCAGCGTCCTTGCCGAGCTCGCGAAGAACG AGGATGTAGTGAATGTGATTGTGGATTGCGAGGCGATTCCGTCCCTGGTCAGGCATCTGCAGATTCCACCACCTCTGAGAGAGGGAGACACTGATCCGATTCCATACAAGCATGAAGTGGAGAAAGCGAGTGCCTTCGCGATAGGGCTTCTTGCTATCAAG CCAGAGCACCAGCAACTCATTGCTGATGCAGGAGCCATACCACATCTTATTGATCTATTGAAAAGGCATAAAGATGGGGTAAACGCTCGAGCAGTGACAGGGGTCATTAGAAGAGCTGCTGATGCAATAACTAATCTAGTACATGAGAATAGCAGCATTAAAAACCGTGTTAG GGTTGAAGGTGGTATTCCTCCTCTCGTTGAGTTGCTTGAGTATTCTGACCCAAAGGTGCAGAGAGCAGCAGCTGGAGCTCTTAGAACACTTGCCTTTAAAAATGATGAGAACAAAAATCAG ATTGTGGAATGCAATGCCCTACCCACTCTAATATTAATGCTGCGGTCTGAAGATTCTGCTGTACATTATGAAGCG GTTGGTGTAATTGGAAATCTCGTGCATTCATCTCCCGATATTAAGAAAGAAGTGCTTGCTGCTGGAGCTTTGCAGCCTGTTATTGGTTTACTCAG CTCAACTTGTGCTGAGAGCCAACGAGAAGCTGCTTTGCTGCTTGGGCAATTTGCTGCTGCAGAGTCAGACTGTAAG GTGCATATTGTTCAAAGAGGTGCTGTTTTGCCATTAATTGAAATGCTCGAGTCACCTGATATTCAATTGAAGGAGATGTCAGCCTTTGCACTGGGGAGGTTAGCTCAG GATACCCACAATCAAGCTGGTATAGCACACAGCGGTGGAGTGTCCCCATTACTAACGCTCCTTGAGTCGAAAAATGGATTTTTGCAACATAATGCAGCGTTTGCTCTTTATGGGCTCTCTGACAATGAG GACAATGTTGCAGATCTTGTTAGGATTGGGGGTGTTCAGAAGCTTCAAGATGGTGAATTTAATCTTCAA CCTACTAGAGATTGTGTAGCCAAAACGCTGAAACGACTAGAAGATAAAATACATGGACGG GTATTAAGCCATCTATTGTATATAATGCGTGTGGGAGAGAAAGATATCCAAAGACGAGTGGCTCTGGCTCTGGCACATCTTTGTTCTCCAGATGACCAAAAAACTATCTTCATCGATAAAAATG GACTGACGCTACTCTTGGAGCTGCTAGAATCAACGAACCCAAAACATCAAAGAGATAGTTCTGTTGCTTTAAGCAGGTTGGCCAATAAAGCCAGCTCACTTTCTCCTGTGGAAGCAGCTCCTCCTTCCCCAATAGTTCAG GTGTATTTGGGTGAGCAATATGTAAATAAACCTACATTGTCTGATGTGACATTTTTAGTTGAAG GTAAACGTTTCTACGCACACAGGATTTGTTTGCTTGCTTCTTCCGACATATTTCGTGCCATGTTTGATGGGGGCTATCGG GAGAGAGATGCCAATGACATAAAGATTCCAAACATCAGATGGGAAGTTTTTGAGTTGATGATGAA GTACATATACACAGGATCAGTCGATGTCAGCTTAGACATTGCACAAGACGTTCTAAGGGCTGCCGATCAGTATCTGTTAGAGGGTCTGAAACATCTCTGCGAATGCACTATAGCACAG CATATATCCGTTGAGAATATCTCTGTCAAGTACGAGCTGTCTGACGCGTTCAACGCCACTTCACTGAGGCATGCTTGCATATTGTTCGTCCTGGAAAACTACGATAAACTATGTGTAATGCCATG GTACGGTGAGCTGATCCAACGTATTTTACTGGAGATGCGGAATCACTTTGTGAGAGTTCTTACAAGGCCAGTTCACAGTGGAGACAGCTAA